In Flavobacterium sp. WV_118_3, one DNA window encodes the following:
- a CDS encoding TetR/AcrR family transcriptional regulator, protein MKDTRSHIIRLADELIRSKGYNAFSYADISKELNIKNAAIHYYFPSKSDLGAAVIDHTTERFKETIAAWESLPYETQLHQYTCMHNKTRENRWVCLMGALSPVHDTLSPEMQQKLKEMAESILQWLTGLLEKGKADGSFHFTETPKAKAYCIQSSLLASLLLNKVLQNDVCQVIQQNIQET, encoded by the coding sequence ATGAAGGATACCCGATCCCATATTATCCGGCTTGCCGACGAATTGATCCGGTCAAAAGGCTATAATGCATTTAGTTATGCGGATATTTCCAAAGAACTGAACATTAAAAACGCGGCCATACACTACTATTTCCCATCCAAATCGGATTTGGGCGCAGCTGTTATTGATCATACAACGGAACGATTTAAGGAAACTATTGCTGCCTGGGAATCATTACCGTATGAGACGCAATTGCATCAGTATACCTGTATGCATAATAAAACCCGTGAGAATCGATGGGTATGTCTTATGGGTGCTTTGTCTCCGGTACACGATACCTTATCGCCCGAAATGCAGCAAAAGCTCAAGGAAATGGCCGAAAGTATTCTTCAGTGGCTTACCGGATTACTGGAAAAAGGAAAAGCCGATGGTAGTTTTCATTTTACGGAAACTCCAAAAGCAAAAGCCTATTGCATCCAGTCGTCGTTATTAGCTTCTTTGCTTTTAAACAAGGTATTGCAAAACGATGTTTGCCAGGTGATTCAGCAAAATATTCAGGAAACGTAG
- the fabF gene encoding beta-ketoacyl-ACP synthase II, with amino-acid sequence MKRVVITGLGALTPIGNTVTEFWNNSIKGISGASKITRFDASKFKSQIACEVKNFTPSNYLTHNEIKRSDLFTQYALYSAAEAMEDSGLDLTTIDPFDIGVIWGVGQGGMETFENEVRDYTLGDGTPRFSPFFVPKLIINMASGMISMKYGLRGINYTTVSACATSNTAIMDAYNYIKLGKAKVFVTGGSEAPITPASMGGFSALKAMSTRNDDPAAASRPFDVNRDGFVMGEGAGALILEDYDHAVKRGAKMYAEIVGAAMTADAYHMTSPHPEGIGAAKAMELALEEAQLTPNQVDYLNMHATSTPVGDVSELTAVKKVFANSPNLSVSATKSMTGHLLGAAGAIEAILSIKAINHGIIPPTINLDDVDPNIPEGINIVANQALEKKVDVAMSNAFGFGGHNGIVIFKKI; translated from the coding sequence ATGAAAAGAGTTGTAATTACAGGACTTGGGGCGCTTACCCCAATTGGAAATACGGTCACCGAATTCTGGAACAACAGTATCAAAGGAATTAGCGGAGCCTCCAAAATAACACGTTTCGACGCTTCGAAATTCAAATCGCAGATTGCCTGTGAGGTAAAGAATTTTACACCATCGAATTATCTCACCCATAACGAAATCAAGCGTAGTGACTTGTTTACACAGTATGCCTTATATAGTGCCGCCGAGGCGATGGAAGATTCTGGATTGGACCTAACGACTATCGATCCGTTTGATATCGGGGTAATCTGGGGTGTTGGACAAGGTGGAATGGAAACGTTCGAAAACGAAGTGCGCGACTATACTTTAGGCGACGGAACACCTCGTTTTAGTCCGTTTTTTGTCCCTAAGTTGATTATCAATATGGCATCGGGAATGATCTCAATGAAATACGGATTGCGCGGCATTAATTATACGACGGTTTCGGCTTGTGCGACGTCTAATACGGCCATCATGGATGCGTATAATTACATCAAACTGGGCAAAGCCAAAGTGTTTGTCACCGGTGGTTCGGAAGCACCTATTACGCCGGCTTCGATGGGTGGTTTTTCGGCCCTTAAAGCCATGTCGACCCGCAATGACGATCCAGCAGCGGCTAGTCGTCCTTTTGACGTGAATCGCGACGGGTTTGTAATGGGTGAAGGTGCCGGAGCTTTAATCCTTGAAGATTATGATCATGCGGTAAAAAGAGGGGCTAAAATGTATGCTGAAATCGTAGGTGCTGCAATGACAGCCGATGCGTATCATATGACATCTCCGCATCCGGAAGGAATCGGTGCCGCTAAAGCAATGGAATTGGCTCTTGAAGAAGCACAATTGACTCCGAATCAGGTGGATTATCTGAACATGCATGCAACTTCCACTCCTGTTGGTGATGTGAGCGAGTTAACCGCTGTTAAAAAAGTATTTGCTAACAGTCCGAATCTTAGTGTGAGCGCTACCAAATCGATGACAGGACACTTATTAGGAGCCGCCGGTGCGATCGAGGCCATATTGTCGATTAAAGCAATTAATCACGGTATCATTCCGCCAACAATCAATTTAGATGACGTTGATCCGAATATCCCGGAAGGTATAAATATTGTAGCGAATCAGGCACTTGAGAAAAAAGTGGACGTCGCTATGAGCAACGCATTCGGTTTTGGCGGTCATAACGGAATTGTGATCTTTAAAAAGATATAA
- a CDS encoding antibiotic biosynthesis monooxygenase, producing MIAQTPEPPYYAVIFTSERTEIDDDYGVTADRMVELAKQQPGFLGVESARNAIGITVSYWTDLEAITHWKKNVEHTIAREKGRADWYRVFKVRIAKVERDYGFEK from the coding sequence ATGATCGCACAAACACCGGAACCACCGTATTATGCGGTGATTTTTACATCCGAGCGAACGGAAATTGACGACGATTATGGTGTGACAGCCGATCGTATGGTCGAACTTGCCAAACAGCAACCCGGTTTTTTAGGAGTGGAATCGGCACGAAATGCGATTGGTATTACGGTTTCCTACTGGACCGATTTGGAGGCGATTACCCACTGGAAAAAAAATGTCGAACATACTATTGCCCGTGAAAAAGGGCGTGCCGACTGGTATCGTGTTTTTAAAGTGCGTATTGCCAAAGTGGAACGCGATTATGGTTTTGAAAAATAA
- the mazG gene encoding nucleoside triphosphate pyrophosphohydrolase, translated as MNTRQQQLDAFNRLLDIMEDLRAKCPWDKKQTLESLRHLTIEEVYELGDAILDNDLDEIKKELGDVLLHIVFYAKIGSEKEAFDIGDVANSICDKLIDRHPHIYGDTVVENEEQVKQNWEKLKLKEGKKSVLEGVPKSLPALVKASRIQDKVKGVGFDWEEPHQVWDKVQEELEELQVEVKKGDQDKMEAEFGDVLFSMINYARFLNVNPEDALERTNKKFIKRFQYLESKAAEMGKPLADMTLAEMDVFWEEAKKH; from the coding sequence ATGAATACACGGCAGCAGCAACTGGACGCTTTTAATCGTTTACTCGACATTATGGAAGACCTGCGGGCAAAATGTCCCTGGGATAAAAAGCAAACGCTGGAAAGCCTTCGGCACCTTACGATTGAAGAAGTTTATGAACTGGGCGATGCCATTCTGGACAACGATCTGGACGAAATCAAAAAAGAACTGGGCGATGTTTTGTTGCATATCGTTTTCTATGCCAAAATCGGAAGTGAAAAAGAGGCATTCGATATCGGCGATGTAGCCAATTCGATCTGTGACAAGCTCATTGACAGACATCCGCATATCTATGGTGATACCGTTGTAGAAAACGAAGAACAGGTCAAACAGAATTGGGAAAAACTAAAACTTAAGGAAGGTAAAAAATCCGTTTTGGAAGGCGTACCTAAAAGTCTGCCGGCATTGGTAAAAGCCAGTCGGATTCAGGATAAGGTAAAAGGCGTCGGTTTCGACTGGGAAGAGCCGCATCAGGTATGGGATAAGGTTCAGGAGGAACTGGAAGAATTACAGGTTGAAGTGAAGAAAGGGGATCAGGACAAGATGGAAGCGGAGTTTGGCGATGTGTTGTTTTCAATGATCAACTATGCTCGTTTTCTAAATGTAAACCCGGAAGATGCCTTGGAGCGTACGAATAAAAAGTTTATCAAACGTTTTCAGTATCTCGAAAGTAAAGCCGCCGAAATGGGTAAGCCATTAGCCGATATGACATTGGCCGAAATGGATGTTTTCTGGGAAGAAGCTAAAAAGCACTAA
- a CDS encoding DUF5606 domain-containing protein, protein MSIERILAISGKPGLYALKLQTRTGFVAESLLDGKKITVGLRSNVSLLSEISIYTYDGEIRLAEVFRAIAEKEDNGPAISHKEDNATLESYFREVLPEFDEDRVYASDIKKVLNWYNMLQANGLVSKEAPAEAAETETATEE, encoded by the coding sequence ATGAGCATCGAAAGAATATTAGCAATTTCAGGAAAACCAGGTTTATACGCATTAAAATTACAAACCAGAACCGGATTTGTAGCCGAATCATTATTAGACGGTAAAAAAATCACGGTTGGTTTACGTAGTAATGTAAGCTTACTGTCTGAAATTTCAATCTATACCTATGATGGAGAAATCCGTTTGGCAGAAGTTTTCAGAGCAATTGCTGAAAAAGAAGACAACGGACCTGCGATTTCACACAAAGAAGACAACGCAACATTGGAATCCTATTTCAGAGAAGTATTACCGGAATTTGACGAAGACAGAGTATATGCTTCCGATATTAAAAAAGTATTGAACTGGTACAATATGTTACAGGCAAATGGATTGGTATCGAAAGAAGCACCGGCTGAAGCAGCTGAAACAGAAACAGCTACTGAAGAATAA
- the def gene encoding peptide deformylase has protein sequence MILPIIGYGDPVLRKVCEEVTQDYPKLKETIANMYDTMYNAYGVGLAAPQVGMPIRIFIIDCEPFSDSEDLTQEEQELLKNFRKTFINAKILKEEGEEWGFNEGCLSIPDVREDVFRKEKITIEYYDEDFKKHTDVYDGLIARVIQHEYDHIEGILFTDKISSLKKRLISKKLQNIMEGKTRPDYKMKFIAKKGR, from the coding sequence ATGATTTTACCTATTATCGGATATGGTGATCCCGTACTGCGCAAAGTATGTGAAGAAGTGACGCAGGATTACCCGAAGTTAAAAGAAACGATTGCAAACATGTACGATACGATGTATAATGCCTATGGCGTTGGCTTGGCCGCACCGCAGGTAGGAATGCCAATACGTATTTTTATCATCGATTGTGAGCCGTTTAGCGATAGTGAAGATCTGACGCAGGAAGAACAGGAACTGTTAAAAAACTTCCGCAAAACGTTTATCAATGCCAAAATTCTGAAAGAAGAAGGCGAAGAGTGGGGATTCAACGAAGGTTGTTTAAGTATTCCGGATGTTCGGGAAGATGTATTCCGTAAAGAAAAGATCACCATCGAATATTACGACGAAGACTTTAAGAAGCATACCGACGTGTATGACGGATTGATTGCCCGGGTAATCCAACACGAATACGATCATATTGAAGGAATCTTGTTTACCGACAAAATTTCATCGTTGAAAAAAAGATTAATTTCAAAAAAATTACAAAACATCATGGAAGGCAAAACGCGTCCGGATTATAAAATGAAATTTATTGCCAAAAAAGGGCGATAA
- a CDS encoding FUSC family membrane protein: MLYQIRKFIDSTNFTNAFKVTLAAVIPFIVFAQLDYSSIGFTVALGTIMAFPSDIHGNLKHKINGLLVAVFLGAGCTLLISACSQNPWVLYPVMGITLFFLSMLSAYGQRANLVAFSGLIAIALAFSHDYKGWDLIMHSVWIAVGGLFYILISLLFYFIRPKRYVELLTVDCIRLTSKYLKLRGDLWNIDANKSKIIEKQLHLQVEINTIHENLREFLIRNNSASNSNHNRKMLIVFTTMVDILELALSTAFDYDKLHKKFADHQKVLATYQNLAYNLAASLKKIARSIEKGTKYTSRHSLLEDLEALQKVIAAYEQNVGKAEAYEGVLMLNNMLHYAERQIEKIKVLERVFSDSINLQDYKNRNKDIEKFLTPQNYRWNTLVENLSFSSTFFRHSLRMTITLLLGYIIGQFLPFQNPYWILLTIVVIMRPGYGLTKQRSIERILGTVLGGIIAFGFLYITNNHTILGVLCVISMLLGFTFSNTNYKIGATFVTIYVIFIYGILTPNVNEVIQYRILDTLVGAVLSFTASYLLWPSWEFLNVQTFLEKAIAANREYLLEISAFYNKKGDVTTSYKLARKHAFIEIGNLMASFQRMIQEPKSKQRQKSQVFKLAVLNHTLLSSLASIGTYVQSHKTTKASEAFNIVVNTVVRNLDQAIAVLNNTKSDLLSEEERAKLEVSFSELKSIRAKELHEDLENDVDFKLKLEEAQLVIEQLIWLTNLSENILKATIALKNKNAE; encoded by the coding sequence ATGCTATATCAAATTAGAAAATTCATCGACAGTACCAACTTCACGAATGCTTTTAAAGTTACCCTTGCCGCTGTAATTCCATTTATAGTTTTTGCCCAACTGGATTATTCCAGTATTGGTTTTACCGTCGCTTTGGGAACAATTATGGCGTTTCCAAGTGATATTCACGGAAATCTGAAACACAAAATTAACGGCTTGCTGGTAGCGGTTTTCCTCGGTGCCGGTTGTACCTTATTGATTAGCGCGTGTAGCCAGAATCCCTGGGTTTTATATCCGGTGATGGGGATTACGCTGTTTTTCCTTTCGATGTTGTCGGCCTATGGGCAACGGGCAAATCTGGTGGCTTTTTCAGGACTTATCGCTATTGCACTGGCTTTTAGTCACGATTATAAAGGATGGGACTTGATCATGCATAGTGTATGGATTGCCGTTGGGGGTCTTTTTTATATTCTGATTTCACTGCTTTTCTATTTTATCCGACCGAAACGCTATGTAGAATTACTAACCGTGGATTGTATCCGACTGACTTCAAAATATCTGAAATTGAGAGGTGATCTCTGGAATATCGATGCCAATAAATCCAAAATCATCGAAAAGCAATTGCACTTACAGGTGGAAATCAATACAATTCATGAGAATCTACGCGAGTTTTTAATCCGAAACAATAGCGCGTCCAACTCGAATCATAACCGTAAGATGCTGATCGTGTTTACCACGATGGTCGACATTCTGGAACTGGCTTTATCCACAGCTTTCGATTACGATAAATTACATAAAAAGTTTGCCGACCATCAGAAAGTATTGGCAACCTATCAGAATCTGGCGTATAATCTCGCCGCCAGTCTGAAGAAAATTGCCCGAAGTATCGAAAAAGGCACCAAATATACGTCCCGACATTCGCTACTGGAAGATTTGGAGGCATTGCAAAAGGTTATTGCAGCTTACGAGCAAAACGTGGGTAAAGCCGAAGCTTATGAAGGTGTATTGATGCTTAACAATATGTTGCATTATGCCGAACGTCAGATTGAAAAAATCAAGGTATTGGAACGTGTTTTTTCCGATTCCATCAACCTTCAGGATTATAAAAACCGAAACAAGGACATTGAAAAATTCCTGACACCACAAAACTACCGTTGGAATACATTGGTCGAAAACCTGAGTTTTTCCTCTACGTTTTTCCGCCATTCCCTGCGAATGACGATCACGTTATTACTCGGTTACATCATTGGTCAGTTTTTACCGTTTCAAAATCCGTATTGGATTCTGTTAACGATTGTCGTGATCATGCGCCCGGGTTATGGGCTTACGAAACAGCGTTCCATCGAACGGATATTGGGAACGGTTTTAGGTGGTATTATCGCTTTCGGTTTTCTGTACATCACCAACAATCATACAATATTAGGCGTTTTATGTGTGATTTCGATGCTTTTGGGCTTTACGTTTTCAAATACCAATTATAAGATCGGGGCAACTTTTGTTACGATTTATGTGATTTTTATTTACGGAATATTAACTCCAAATGTAAACGAAGTAATTCAATACCGTATTCTCGATACGCTTGTAGGTGCGGTGCTATCCTTTACCGCTAGTTACCTGTTATGGCCGTCCTGGGAATTCCTGAATGTACAGACTTTTCTGGAAAAAGCGATCGCCGCCAACCGGGAATATTTACTGGAAATCAGTGCTTTTTACAATAAAAAAGGCGATGTGACTACTTCGTATAAACTGGCTCGAAAACATGCTTTTATCGAAATCGGGAACCTGATGGCTTCGTTTCAACGGATGATTCAGGAACCGAAATCCAAGCAACGTCAGAAGTCGCAGGTTTTTAAACTGGCGGTACTCAATCATACCTTATTATCGTCGCTGGCCTCGATCGGAACTTATGTGCAATCGCATAAAACCACCAAGGCTTCGGAAGCTTTTAATATCGTGGTCAATACCGTGGTTCGAAATCTTGATCAGGCGATTGCCGTATTGAATAATACGAAAAGTGATTTGCTTTCGGAAGAAGAACGCGCCAAACTGGAAGTCAGTTTTTCAGAATTAAAGAGCATACGGGCAAAAGAGCTTCATGAAGATCTGGAAAATGATGTCGATTTTAAACTAAAACTGGAAGAAGCCCAATTGGTCATCGAACAATTAATCTGGCTGACCAACCTTTCGGAAAATATTTTAAAAGCGACTATTGCACTAAAAAATAAAAATGCGGAATAA
- a CDS encoding malate:quinone oxidoreductase: MTTTIQKTEADVVLIGAGIMSATLGLLLKELQPNLKIEIFERLDVAAAESSDAWNNAGTGHSAFCELNYTPELEDGSVETKKAVKIVESFEVSRQFWAYLVEQGLLDNPESFIRSVPHMSFVWGEKNVKYLKKRFEELQKYHLFKGMEYTEDPNRIREWAPLIMEGRKGTKKLAATSMKIGTDVNFGALTRSIFNHLQKQDGVKMHFNHEVKDLKKYEDGSWKVKVKDETNGQKKRVKAKFVFIGAGGGSLLLLEKANIPEGNGFGGFPVSGQWLKCVNPEIIEKHQAKVYGKASVGAPPMSVPHIDTRMIDGEKALLFGPYAGFSTKFLKQGSYFDLAQSIKLNNIKPMLSAGIKNIPLTKYLIDQVFQSSEDRLKALKEYLPDAKKEDWVLENAGQRVQVIKKDKEGRGVLEFGTEVVNAADGSLAVLLGASPGASTTVSIMLDLLGRCFPEQLATPEWQSKLKVMIPSYGTLLNDQPELADTLRAHTAKVLKLEN, from the coding sequence ATGACTACTACAATACAAAAAACTGAGGCCGATGTGGTCTTAATTGGAGCAGGAATAATGAGCGCAACATTAGGACTACTACTAAAAGAACTACAACCAAACTTAAAAATTGAAATCTTTGAACGTTTAGATGTTGCGGCTGCCGAAAGTTCGGATGCCTGGAACAATGCCGGAACTGGGCACTCAGCGTTTTGTGAATTGAACTACACACCGGAACTGGAAGACGGTTCCGTAGAAACCAAAAAAGCCGTAAAAATCGTGGAATCGTTTGAAGTTTCCCGTCAATTCTGGGCCTATCTGGTAGAACAGGGATTACTGGATAATCCGGAAAGTTTTATCAGAAGCGTACCACATATGAGCTTTGTTTGGGGTGAGAAAAACGTAAAATACCTTAAAAAACGATTTGAGGAACTACAAAAATACCATCTTTTCAAAGGGATGGAATATACAGAAGACCCGAACCGGATTCGCGAATGGGCTCCTTTGATCATGGAAGGCCGTAAAGGAACTAAAAAACTGGCGGCTACTTCAATGAAAATTGGTACCGATGTAAACTTTGGAGCCTTAACCCGTAGTATTTTTAATCACCTGCAAAAACAGGATGGTGTAAAAATGCACTTTAACCACGAGGTAAAAGACCTTAAAAAATACGAAGACGGAAGCTGGAAAGTAAAAGTAAAAGACGAAACCAACGGACAGAAGAAAAGAGTAAAAGCGAAATTCGTTTTTATCGGAGCGGGCGGTGGATCGTTATTGTTACTGGAAAAAGCGAATATTCCGGAAGGAAACGGTTTTGGTGGATTCCCGGTAAGCGGGCAATGGCTAAAATGTGTAAACCCGGAAATCATCGAAAAACACCAGGCAAAAGTATACGGAAAAGCATCGGTTGGTGCGCCGCCAATGTCGGTTCCGCATATCGATACCCGTATGATCGATGGTGAAAAAGCCTTGTTATTCGGACCTTATGCCGGATTTTCGACCAAATTCCTGAAACAAGGATCGTATTTCGATTTGGCACAATCCATCAAATTAAACAATATCAAACCGATGCTTTCTGCCGGTATTAAAAATATTCCGTTGACAAAATATTTAATTGATCAGGTATTTCAGTCTTCGGAAGACCGTTTAAAAGCGTTAAAAGAATATTTACCGGATGCGAAAAAAGAAGACTGGGTATTGGAAAATGCTGGTCAGCGTGTACAGGTAATTAAAAAAGACAAAGAAGGAAGAGGTGTTTTGGAATTCGGAACTGAAGTAGTGAATGCAGCCGACGGTTCACTGGCGGTATTGCTGGGCGCTTCTCCGGGTGCTTCGACTACCGTTTCGATCATGTTGGATTTGTTGGGACGTTGTTTCCCGGAACAGTTGGCAACTCCGGAATGGCAATCCAAACTAAAAGTAATGATTCCTTCTTACGGTACTTTACTGAATGATCAACCGGAATTGGCCGATACATTACGTGCCCATACGGCTAAAGTATTAAAGTTGGAAAACTAG
- the ruvX gene encoding Holliday junction resolvase RuvX: MPRIVAIDYGQKRTGIAVTDELQIIASGLTTVPSEDLIAFLKTYFEKEDVIKVLIGEPLQMNGQPSESTPIIEAFVTRFKAAFPDMKVERVDERFTSKMAFQTMIDSGLKKKQRQNKALIDEISATIMLRDYLTRKMI, translated from the coding sequence ATGCCGAGAATAGTAGCCATAGATTACGGACAAAAGCGAACCGGAATAGCGGTAACCGACGAATTGCAGATTATCGCATCGGGACTTACAACCGTTCCTTCCGAAGACCTAATCGCGTTTTTAAAAACATATTTTGAAAAAGAAGACGTAATAAAAGTACTGATTGGAGAACCCTTACAAATGAACGGTCAGCCGTCGGAAAGTACGCCAATAATCGAAGCTTTTGTAACCCGGTTTAAAGCGGCTTTTCCCGACATGAAAGTAGAGCGTGTAGACGAACGTTTTACATCAAAAATGGCTTTTCAGACCATGATCGATAGTGGATTAAAAAAGAAACAACGACAAAATAAAGCCCTTATTGATGAGATTTCTGCAACAATTATGCTTCGGGATTATCTAACTCGAAAAATGATTTAG
- a CDS encoding class I SAM-dependent methyltransferase has translation MKDNFSKIASEYAVFRPGYPQEIIDYMVSLTPRTEQALDMATGNGQLAGKLAVYFDQVYATDISAQQIENAEKIANITYSVQPSEKTDFGDKQFDLIAVAQAIHWFDFNTFNKEIYRILKNDGIFVVLGYGLLKTNPKTDVIIKKLYKEILGDYWDKERRYIDENYKTIPFPYEEIKTRSFENHYEWDYEQLLGYLGTWSAVQHYKKQNQTDPLELIRKELKTSWKESDKKVTFPLLLRIGKLQKTL, from the coding sequence ATGAAAGACAATTTTTCAAAAATAGCATCGGAATACGCTGTTTTCAGACCAGGATATCCACAGGAAATTATCGACTATATGGTATCGTTGACGCCACGTACGGAACAGGCGTTAGACATGGCAACGGGAAACGGTCAGTTGGCCGGAAAGTTAGCTGTATATTTTGATCAGGTATATGCGACCGATATCAGCGCACAGCAAATTGAAAACGCCGAAAAGATAGCGAATATTACCTATAGTGTACAGCCATCGGAAAAAACCGATTTTGGCGACAAACAATTTGATCTGATTGCAGTAGCGCAGGCGATACATTGGTTTGATTTTAATACGTTTAACAAGGAGATTTACAGAATCCTGAAAAATGATGGAATTTTTGTGGTATTGGGTTACGGATTGCTAAAAACAAACCCGAAAACCGATGTTATTATTAAAAAACTATATAAAGAAATTTTAGGTGACTATTGGGATAAAGAACGACGGTATATCGACGAGAACTATAAAACGATTCCATTTCCGTACGAAGAAATCAAAACCAGATCGTTCGAAAACCATTACGAATGGGATTACGAACAATTGTTAGGCTATTTGGGAACCTGGTCGGCGGTACAACATTACAAAAAGCAAAATCAAACCGACCCGTTGGAACTTATCCGGAAAGAACTGAAAACATCCTGGAAAGAAAGTGATAAAAAAGTAACATTTCCACTACTTTTGCGGATAGGAAAATTACAGAAAACACTTTAA
- a CDS encoding multidrug efflux SMR transporter: MNWILIVIAGLFEVGFASCLGKAKETTGNESVMWYSGFFICLTISMLLLIKATQTLPIGTAYAVWTGIGAVGTVLVGIIFFKEPADFWRMFFIVTLIASIIGLKYVSH, from the coding sequence ATGAACTGGATTTTAATTGTTATCGCCGGACTGTTTGAAGTAGGATTCGCTTCTTGTCTTGGAAAAGCCAAAGAAACCACCGGAAATGAATCCGTTATGTGGTATTCCGGATTTTTTATCTGTCTAACCATTAGTATGTTGTTATTGATCAAAGCAACACAAACTTTACCAATTGGTACAGCCTATGCGGTGTGGACTGGAATTGGTGCGGTTGGTACCGTTTTGGTTGGTATCATTTTCTTTAAAGAACCAGCCGATTTTTGGAGAATGTTCTTTATTGTTACCTTGATTGCTTCAATCATCGGGTTAAAATACGTATCCCACTAA
- a CDS encoding Crp/Fnr family transcriptional regulator, whose amino-acid sequence MTATDIVQSIHPLPEKSLQKILGRLSEVAYPKGHYLIESNKIENDIYFIKKGMARAFCYTSDTEVTFWFGREGGVVLSFNSYIFGKTGYETIELLENAELYHIKASELKALYEEDIHIANWGRKLSEYELVKTEERLISRQFKSALERYEELIKGDPELLNRVSLGHIASYLGVTQVTLSRIRAEIR is encoded by the coding sequence ATGACAGCCACAGATATTGTACAATCCATCCATCCGTTGCCGGAAAAATCCCTGCAAAAAATCCTCGGCCGATTGTCGGAAGTTGCCTATCCAAAAGGACATTATCTGATTGAAAGCAATAAAATCGAAAACGATATTTATTTTATCAAAAAAGGAATGGCGCGGGCATTCTGTTATACCAGTGATACCGAAGTAACCTTTTGGTTTGGTCGGGAAGGCGGGGTTGTACTGTCGTTTAACAGCTATATCTTTGGAAAAACAGGATACGAAACAATAGAACTGCTCGAAAATGCCGAATTGTATCATATTAAAGCATCCGAATTAAAAGCCTTGTACGAAGAAGATATCCATATCGCCAATTGGGGACGAAAACTCAGTGAATACGAACTGGTCAAAACGGAAGAACGACTCATTTCCCGTCAGTTTAAATCGGCTTTAGAACGCTATGAAGAGTTGATAAAAGGTGATCCGGAGTTATTAAATCGGGTATCGTTGGGACATATAGCGTCCTATTTGGGTGTAACTCAGGTCACTTTAAGCCGGATTCGAGCCGAAATTCGCTAG